In one window of Thermus aquaticus DNA:
- a CDS encoding DnaJ C-terminal domain-containing protein has product MKDYYAILGVPRNATQEEIKRAYKRLARQYHPDVNKSPEAEEKFKEINEAYAVLSDPEKRKIYDTYGTTTPPPPPPPGGYDFSGFDVEDFSDFFQELFGGGLFGRSRRPRRGRDVRAELPLTLEEAFHGGERVLEVGGRRVSVRIPPGVQDGATLRVPGMGGPGDPPGDLLLTVRLLPHPRFRLEGQDLYATLDVPAPIAVVGGKVRAMTLEGPVEVTVPPRTQAGRKLRLKGKGFPGPTGRGDLYLEVRLTIPERLTPEEEALWKRLAEAYYARA; this is encoded by the coding sequence ATGAAGGACTACTACGCCATCCTGGGCGTCCCCAGAAACGCCACGCAGGAGGAGATCAAAAGGGCCTACAAGCGCCTGGCCCGGCAGTACCACCCCGACGTCAACAAAAGCCCCGAGGCCGAGGAGAAGTTCAAGGAGATCAACGAGGCCTACGCCGTCCTCTCCGACCCCGAGAAGCGCAAGATCTACGACACCTACGGGACCACCACCCCGCCCCCTCCCCCGCCGCCCGGGGGTTACGACTTCTCCGGCTTTGACGTGGAGGACTTCTCGGATTTCTTCCAGGAGCTCTTCGGCGGGGGGCTTTTCGGCCGAAGCCGCCGGCCCCGGCGGGGGCGGGACGTGCGGGCCGAGCTGCCCCTCACCCTCGAGGAGGCCTTCCACGGAGGCGAAAGGGTCCTGGAGGTGGGGGGCAGGCGGGTCTCCGTGCGCATCCCCCCCGGGGTCCAGGACGGGGCCACCCTCCGGGTTCCCGGCATGGGGGGACCCGGGGACCCCCCGGGGGACCTCCTCCTCACCGTGCGCCTCCTCCCCCACCCCCGCTTCCGGCTGGAGGGGCAGGACCTCTACGCCACCCTGGACGTCCCGGCCCCCATCGCCGTGGTGGGGGGCAAGGTGCGGGCCATGACCCTGGAGGGCCCGGTGGAGGTCACCGTCCCCCCCAGGACCCAGGCGGGCAGGAAGCTGAGGCTCAAAGGCAAGGGCTTCCCCGGACCCACCGGCCGCGGGGACCTCTACCTGGAGGTGCGCCTTACCATCCCCGAGCGCCTCACCCCCGAGGAGGAAGCCCTTTGGAAGAGGCTAGCGGAGGCCTACTATGCTCGCGCGTAG
- the gprE gene encoding nucleotide exchange factor GrpE, translating into MEERNLGENALEKDLNEVAQEAEALEARLKAAEEELKSLKDRYLRLLADFDNYRKRMEEELKAREREGALKVLRALLPVLDDLDRALEFAQANPESILQGVRAVREGFFRILAGLGVEEVPGEGQAFDPRYHEAIGLLPGEPGKVARVFQRGFRMGDSLVRPARVAVGEEKPEDEAGVE; encoded by the coding sequence ATGGAAGAGAGGAACCTGGGGGAAAACGCCCTGGAAAAGGACCTCAACGAGGTGGCCCAGGAAGCCGAGGCCCTGGAGGCCCGCCTCAAGGCGGCCGAGGAGGAGCTTAAAAGCCTCAAGGACCGGTACCTCCGCCTCCTGGCCGACTTTGACAACTACCGCAAGCGCATGGAGGAGGAGCTAAAGGCCCGGGAGCGGGAAGGGGCCCTCAAGGTCCTGAGGGCCCTCCTCCCCGTCCTGGACGACCTGGACCGGGCCCTGGAGTTCGCCCAGGCCAACCCGGAGAGCATCCTGCAGGGGGTGAGGGCGGTGCGGGAGGGCTTCTTCCGCATCCTGGCGGGCCTAGGCGTGGAGGAGGTGCCGGGGGAAGGCCAGGCCTTTGACCCCAGGTACCACGAGGCCATCGGCCTCCTCCCGGGGGAACCCGGCAAGGTGGCCAGGGTCTTCCAGCGGGGCTTCCGCATGGGGGACAGCCTGGTGCGCCCCGCCCGGGTGGCCGTGGGCGAGGAAAAGCCCGAGGACGAAGCGGGGGTGGAGTAG
- the dnaK gene encoding molecular chaperone DnaK, whose amino-acid sequence MAKAVGIDLGTTNSVIAVMEGGKPVVLENAEGERTTPSVVAFRDGETLVGRMAKRQAVLNPEGTIFEVKRFIGRRYEEVQEEAKRVPYKVVPGPDGGVRIEVKGKLYTPEEISAMILRKLVEDASKKLGEKITKAVITVPAYFNNAQREATANAGRIAGLEVLRIINEPTAAALAYGLDKKGNETVLVFDLGGGTFDVTVLEIGEGVFEVKSTSGDTHLGGSDMDHAIVNWLAEEFKREYGVDLKADRQALQRLIEAAEKAKIELSSTLETTISLPFIALDPATKTPLHLEKKLTRAKFEELIEPLLKRLRGPVEQALKDAGLTPAQIDEVILVGGATRVPAVQRVVKELLGKEPNRSVNPDEVVAMGAAIQAGVLMGEVRDVVLLDVTPLSLGVETKGGVMTVLIPRNTTIPTRKCEIFTTAEHNQTAVEIHVLQGERPMAQDNKSLGRFRLEGIPPMPAGVPQIEVCFDIDANGILHVTAREKSTGREASITIQNTTTLSEEEIQRIIAEAQRHAEEDRRRKEHAELKNALDTARVQAERVLNEKSGSPEAKARLEAAIARAKELVERDAPDPELKAATEELLQAVQAYEASATAGTTGGRPDDVIDADYKPAE is encoded by the coding sequence ATGGCCAAGGCAGTGGGCATTGACCTGGGCACCACCAACAGCGTGATCGCCGTCATGGAGGGCGGCAAGCCGGTGGTTTTGGAAAACGCCGAGGGGGAGAGGACCACCCCCAGCGTGGTGGCCTTCCGGGACGGGGAGACCCTGGTGGGCCGGATGGCCAAGCGCCAGGCGGTCCTGAACCCCGAGGGGACCATCTTTGAGGTCAAGCGCTTCATCGGGCGCCGCTACGAGGAGGTTCAGGAAGAGGCCAAGCGGGTCCCCTACAAGGTAGTCCCGGGGCCCGATGGGGGCGTGCGCATTGAGGTCAAGGGCAAGCTCTACACCCCCGAGGAGATCAGCGCCATGATCCTCCGCAAGCTGGTGGAGGACGCCTCCAAGAAGCTGGGCGAGAAGATCACCAAGGCGGTGATCACCGTGCCCGCCTACTTCAACAACGCCCAGCGGGAGGCCACCGCCAACGCCGGGAGGATCGCGGGCCTCGAGGTCCTACGCATCATCAACGAGCCCACGGCCGCCGCCCTGGCCTACGGCCTGGACAAGAAGGGGAACGAGACCGTTCTGGTCTTTGACCTGGGGGGCGGCACCTTTGACGTCACGGTGCTGGAGATCGGCGAAGGAGTCTTTGAGGTGAAGTCCACCTCCGGGGACACCCACCTGGGCGGCTCCGACATGGACCACGCCATCGTCAACTGGCTGGCCGAGGAGTTCAAGCGGGAGTACGGGGTGGACCTGAAGGCGGACCGGCAGGCCCTCCAGCGCCTCATTGAGGCGGCGGAGAAGGCCAAGATTGAGCTCTCCAGCACCCTGGAGACCACCATCTCCCTCCCCTTCATCGCCCTGGACCCCGCCACCAAGACCCCTCTGCACCTGGAGAAGAAGCTCACCCGGGCCAAGTTTGAGGAGCTCATTGAGCCCCTCCTCAAGCGCCTCCGGGGCCCCGTGGAGCAGGCTCTGAAGGACGCCGGCCTCACCCCCGCCCAGATTGACGAGGTGATCCTAGTGGGCGGGGCCACCCGGGTGCCCGCGGTGCAGCGGGTGGTGAAGGAGCTTCTGGGCAAGGAGCCCAACCGCTCCGTGAACCCCGACGAGGTGGTGGCCATGGGGGCCGCCATCCAGGCGGGCGTCCTCATGGGCGAGGTGCGGGACGTGGTCCTCCTGGACGTCACCCCTCTCTCCCTGGGCGTGGAGACCAAGGGCGGGGTGATGACCGTCCTCATCCCCAGGAACACCACCATCCCCACCCGCAAGTGCGAGATCTTCACCACGGCAGAGCACAACCAGACAGCGGTGGAGATCCACGTCCTGCAGGGGGAGCGCCCCATGGCCCAAGACAACAAGAGCCTAGGCCGCTTCCGCCTCGAGGGCATCCCGCCCATGCCCGCCGGGGTGCCGCAGATTGAGGTCTGCTTTGACATTGACGCCAACGGCATCCTCCACGTGACCGCCAGGGAGAAGTCCACCGGGCGTGAGGCCTCCATCACCATCCAGAACACCACCACCCTCTCCGAGGAGGAGATCCAGCGGATAATCGCCGAGGCTCAGCGCCACGCCGAGGAGGACCGGCGGCGCAAGGAGCACGCCGAGCTCAAGAACGCCCTGGACACCGCCAGGGTCCAGGCAGAGCGGGTCCTCAACGAGAAGTCGGGCTCCCCCGAGGCCAAGGCCCGCCTGGAGGCGGCCATCGCCAGGGCCAAGGAGCTGGTGGAGCGGGACGCCCCCGACCCCGAGCTCAAGGCGGCCACGGAGGAGCTCCTCCAGGCGGTCCAGGCCTACGAGGCCTCGGCCACGGCGGGGACCACGGGAGGCCGCCCGGACGACGTGATCGACGCCGACTACAAGCCCGCCGAGTAA
- the ftsH gene encoding ATP-dependent zinc metalloprotease FtsH, with amino-acid sequence MPRVPLNFLVFVLGLLFLAWAFSLAGTMAPPSGAVNYTTFLEDLKAGRVKEVVVRSGETRIQGTLTDGSGFTTYAASPPDNATLEAWMRQGVSVRVEPPQTQNALGFLWPLLLVGLLIGALYYFSRTGRAGPSDSAFSFTKSRAKVLTEAPKVTFKDVAGAEEAKEELKEIVEFLKNPGRFHEMGARIPKGVLLVGPPGVGKTHIARAVAGEARVPFITASGSDFVEMFVGVGAARVRDLFETAKRHAPCIVFIDEIDAVGRRRGSGVGGGNDEREQTLNQLLVEMDGFEKDSTIIVMAATNRPDVLDPALLRPGRFDRQVAIDAPDVKGREQILRIHARGKPLAEDVDLALLAKRTPGFVGADLENLLNEAALLAAREGRKKITMKDLEEAADRVMMGPAKKSLVLTHRDRQITAYHEAGHALAAHFLEHADGVHKVTIVPRGRALGFMMPRREDMLHWSRKRLLDQIAVALAGRAAEELVFEDVTTGAENDFRQATELARRMITEWGMHPEFGPVAYALREDTYLGGYDVRQYSEETAKRIDEAVRRLIEEQYQRVLNLLRAKREVLERVAETLLERETLTAEEFQRVVEGLPLEVPEEPKEEKEAPRVVPKIKPGGALGGA; translated from the coding sequence ATGCCTCGGGTTCCCCTGAACTTCTTGGTCTTCGTCCTGGGCCTGCTCTTTCTGGCCTGGGCCTTCAGCCTCGCGGGCACCATGGCCCCCCCTAGCGGCGCGGTCAACTACACCACCTTCCTGGAGGACCTGAAGGCGGGCCGGGTCAAGGAGGTGGTGGTCCGCTCGGGGGAGACCCGCATCCAGGGCACCCTCACCGACGGCTCGGGCTTCACCACCTACGCCGCCAGCCCCCCGGACAACGCCACCCTCGAGGCCTGGATGCGCCAGGGGGTGAGCGTGCGGGTGGAGCCCCCCCAGACGCAGAACGCCTTGGGCTTCCTCTGGCCCCTTCTTCTGGTGGGTCTCCTTATAGGGGCCCTCTACTACTTCTCCCGCACCGGCCGGGCCGGGCCCTCCGACTCCGCCTTCAGCTTCACCAAAAGCCGGGCCAAGGTCCTCACCGAGGCCCCCAAGGTCACCTTCAAGGACGTGGCCGGGGCCGAGGAGGCCAAGGAGGAGCTCAAGGAGATCGTGGAGTTTCTGAAAAACCCCGGCCGCTTCCACGAGATGGGGGCCCGGATCCCCAAGGGCGTCCTCCTGGTGGGCCCTCCCGGGGTGGGCAAGACCCACATCGCCAGGGCGGTGGCCGGGGAGGCCCGGGTGCCCTTCATCACCGCCAGCGGCTCGGACTTCGTGGAGATGTTCGTGGGCGTGGGGGCAGCGAGGGTCAGGGACCTCTTTGAGACCGCCAAGCGCCACGCCCCCTGCATCGTCTTCATAGACGAGATTGACGCCGTGGGCAGGCGGCGGGGGAGCGGCGTGGGGGGCGGCAACGACGAGCGCGAGCAGACCCTGAACCAGCTTCTGGTGGAGATGGACGGCTTTGAGAAGGACTCCACCATCATCGTCATGGCCGCCACCAACCGCCCCGACGTCCTGGACCCCGCCCTTCTGCGCCCGGGCCGCTTTGACCGCCAGGTGGCCATTGACGCCCCCGACGTGAAGGGGCGGGAGCAGATCCTCAGGATCCACGCCCGGGGCAAGCCCCTGGCCGAGGACGTGGACCTGGCCCTCCTGGCCAAGCGCACCCCGGGCTTCGTGGGGGCGGACCTGGAGAACCTCCTGAACGAGGCCGCCCTCCTGGCCGCCCGGGAGGGGCGGAAGAAGATCACCATGAAGGACCTGGAGGAGGCCGCCGACCGGGTGATGATGGGTCCCGCCAAGAAGAGCCTGGTCCTCACCCACCGCGACCGCCAGATCACCGCCTACCACGAGGCCGGCCACGCCCTGGCGGCCCACTTCCTGGAGCACGCCGACGGGGTCCACAAGGTCACCATCGTCCCCCGGGGCCGCGCCTTGGGCTTCATGATGCCCAGGCGGGAGGACATGCTTCACTGGTCCAGAAAGCGCCTTCTGGACCAGATCGCCGTGGCCCTGGCCGGCCGGGCCGCCGAGGAGCTGGTCTTTGAGGACGTGACCACGGGGGCGGAAAACGACTTCCGCCAGGCCACGGAGCTGGCCCGGCGCATGATCACCGAGTGGGGCATGCACCCCGAGTTCGGCCCCGTGGCCTACGCCCTCCGGGAGGACACCTACCTGGGCGGGTACGACGTGCGCCAGTATTCCGAGGAGACGGCCAAGCGCATTGACGAGGCGGTGCGGCGGCTTATAGAGGAGCAGTACCAAAGGGTCCTTAACCTCCTTCGGGCCAAGCGGGAGGTCCTGGAGCGGGTGGCCGAGACCCTCCTGGAGCGGGAGACCCTGACGGCGGAGGAGTTTCAGCGGGTGGTGGAGGGCCTTCCCCTGGAGGTCCCCGAGGAGCCCAAGGAGGAAAAGGAGGCCCCCCGGGTGGTGCCCAAGATCAAGCCCGGCGGAGCCCTGGGCGGGGCCTAA
- a CDS encoding HU family DNA-binding protein codes for MAAKKTVTKADLVDQVAAAAGLKKKDAKAAIDAFLAKVEEALAAGNKVQLTGFGTFEVRKRKARTGVKPGTKEKIKIPATQYPAFKPGKALKDKVKK; via the coding sequence ATGGCAGCAAAGAAAACGGTAACCAAAGCGGATCTGGTGGATCAGGTGGCGGCGGCGGCCGGTCTCAAGAAAAAGGACGCCAAGGCGGCCATTGACGCCTTCCTGGCCAAGGTGGAAGAGGCCCTGGCCGCCGGCAACAAGGTGCAGCTCACCGGCTTCGGGACCTTTGAGGTGCGCAAGCGGAAGGCCCGCACCGGTGTGAAGCCCGGCACCAAGGAGAAGATCAAGATCCCGGCCACCCAGTACCCCGCCTTCAAGCCGGGCAAGGCCCTCAAGGACAAAGTCAAGAAGTAA
- a CDS encoding lysophospholipid acyltransferase family protein, producing the protein MERPNPVYRAAWPLARFLLHLLFGYRTEGAEKVPEKGPVILAANHLSILDPIAIGAGIKRPVSFLARADVFRLPVLSWLLPRLYAIPVERGTGDLSAIKGAIRALERGMAFGIFPEGTRSRSGRLQPFKTGVAAIAFRTGSPVVPVAVVGSEKAWPVGRKLFRLRRPIRVVYGDPIPVPRKTKVSHQELESLTREIEARVRELLPPQYR; encoded by the coding sequence GTGGAAAGGCCCAACCCCGTCTACCGGGCGGCCTGGCCCCTGGCCCGCTTCCTCCTCCACCTCCTCTTCGGCTACCGGACGGAGGGCGCGGAAAAGGTGCCCGAGAAGGGCCCGGTGATCCTGGCCGCCAACCACCTTTCCATCCTGGACCCCATCGCCATCGGCGCCGGCATCAAAAGGCCCGTGAGCTTCCTGGCCCGGGCCGACGTCTTCCGCCTGCCCGTCCTCTCCTGGCTCCTGCCCCGGCTCTACGCCATCCCCGTGGAACGGGGGACCGGGGACCTTTCCGCCATCAAGGGCGCCATCCGGGCCCTGGAGAGGGGCATGGCCTTCGGCATCTTCCCCGAGGGCACAAGGAGCCGCTCGGGCAGGCTCCAGCCCTTCAAGACCGGGGTAGCGGCCATCGCCTTCCGCACCGGAAGCCCGGTGGTGCCCGTGGCCGTGGTGGGCTCCGAGAAGGCCTGGCCCGTGGGCCGGAAGCTCTTCCGCCTGCGCCGGCCCATCCGGGTGGTCTACGGCGACCCCATCCCCGTTCCAAGGAAAACCAAGGTTTCCCACCAGGAGCTGGAAAGCCTCACCCGGGAGATAGAGGCCCGGGTACGGGAACTTCTACCCCCCCAGTACCGCTAG
- a CDS encoding endonuclease V: MEIPPFPKPGSLEEALALQKALAGKVVVAGSLEGVRRIAALDASHRRGKPLLAVAVLYDLERGPLFVGKGAVPEEELFPYVPGFLSFREAPAYLLALKALPEAPEALLVDGQGIAHPRGLGIASHLGVHLDLPSVGVAKSLLYGRPEGPLPQERGSAVRLLSPEDRPMGYVYRSRAEARPLYVSPGHRVGLEEALAFVRALPTRFRLPEPLRLAHLEAGRALKALD, from the coding sequence GTGGAGATCCCCCCCTTCCCCAAGCCGGGGAGCCTGGAGGAGGCCCTGGCCCTCCAAAAGGCCCTGGCGGGGAAGGTGGTGGTGGCGGGAAGCCTGGAGGGCGTGAGGCGCATCGCCGCCCTGGACGCCTCCCACAGGCGGGGAAAGCCCCTTTTGGCCGTGGCCGTCCTCTACGACCTGGAAAGGGGCCCCCTCTTCGTGGGCAAGGGCGCGGTCCCCGAGGAGGAGCTTTTCCCCTACGTTCCCGGCTTTCTCTCCTTCCGGGAGGCCCCCGCTTACCTCCTGGCCCTGAAGGCCCTGCCCGAGGCCCCGGAAGCCCTTCTGGTGGACGGGCAGGGCATCGCCCACCCCCGGGGCCTGGGCATCGCCAGCCACCTGGGGGTCCACCTGGACCTTCCCAGCGTGGGCGTGGCCAAGAGCCTCCTCTATGGCCGCCCGGAAGGCCCCCTACCCCAGGAAAGGGGAAGCGCCGTCCGCCTCCTCTCCCCCGAGGACAGGCCCATGGGCTACGTGTACCGAAGCCGGGCCGAGGCGAGACCCCTTTACGTCTCCCCCGGGCACCGGGTGGGCCTCGAGGAGGCCCTAGCCTTCGTCCGCGCCCTCCCCACCCGCTTCCGCCTGCCCGAGCCCCTGCGCCTGGCCCATTTGGAGGCGGGCAGGGCTCTGAAGGCCTTAGACTGA
- a CDS encoding SIS domain-containing protein, with translation MRDLDREETYLVDRRGLALELRDLVGTGPVPQGTYPGPHGVLAYGEGRFAAELLAFPEWVEEGTLFLLEGGYDLGEAAAMGLLAESGRARVVRVGFRQGVDVHVPPSPLSPYRYLRFLLLATGQEEALKEVDEKLLGERRRLGPEVPLEENPAKFLAYTLLERLPLFYSPFFRPLEAAAQSLTARIGKSLSLTPPFSALEFFLTGLEARHEQGDPLAAVLLGGGEAVALAKEILETRVDAVAEVPPPEGSRLAQAVALWYRLAWTAYYLALLYGVDPSDQEVLERLREVS, from the coding sequence ATGCGCGACCTGGACCGGGAGGAAACCTATCTGGTGGACCGGCGGGGCCTGGCCCTGGAGCTCAGGGACCTGGTGGGCACGGGGCCCGTGCCCCAGGGGACCTACCCGGGCCCCCACGGCGTTTTGGCCTACGGGGAGGGGCGCTTCGCCGCCGAGCTCCTGGCCTTCCCCGAGTGGGTGGAGGAGGGCACCCTCTTCCTCCTGGAAGGCGGGTACGACCTGGGGGAGGCCGCCGCCATGGGCCTTCTGGCGGAAAGCGGCCGGGCCAGGGTGGTGCGGGTGGGCTTCCGCCAGGGCGTGGACGTCCACGTCCCCCCGAGCCCCCTAAGCCCCTACCGCTACCTCCGCTTCCTCCTCCTGGCCACGGGGCAGGAGGAGGCCCTGAAGGAGGTGGACGAGAAGCTTCTTGGGGAGAGGCGGCGGCTCGGGCCCGAGGTGCCCCTGGAGGAGAACCCCGCCAAGTTCCTGGCCTACACCCTCCTGGAGCGCCTTCCCCTCTTCTATAGCCCCTTTTTCCGCCCCCTCGAGGCGGCCGCCCAAAGCCTCACCGCCCGCATCGGGAAAAGCCTCTCCCTGACCCCGCCCTTTAGCGCCCTGGAGTTCTTCCTGACGGGCCTCGAGGCCCGCCACGAGCAGGGCGACCCCCTGGCCGCCGTCCTCCTGGGAGGGGGGGAGGCCGTGGCCTTGGCCAAGGAGATCCTGGAAACCCGGGTGGACGCCGTCGCCGAGGTCCCCCCGCCCGAGGGAAGCCGCCTGGCCCAGGCCGTGGCCCTCTGGTACCGCCTGGCCTGGACCGCCTACTACCTGGCCCTCCTCTACGGCGTGGACCCCTCGGACCAAGAGGTCTTGGAAAGGCTCAGGGAGGTGAGCTAG
- a CDS encoding class I mannose-6-phosphate isomerase, translating to MRPCVPKPIPRIWGGSALGYGPGIGEVWLCEEPLLVKLLDPAEWLSVQVHPPHAYALRVEGKPGKYEAWYVLSPGEIVYGVKRPLSREEARRRAEEGRLEEVLRRVRVVPGQVVYLPAGVVHALGPGVRVYEVQTPSDLTYRLYDYGRPRELHLEKALEVALLEPTPIPPVRPEPVPGGERLLKTPHFALYRFPLRGGLTLRPEAPLILTLLEGEAWLPGEVLRPPATFLLFPGEEVRLQGEGLLLGAAPGLDQSPEGRED from the coding sequence ATGCGGCCCTGTGTCCCCAAGCCTATCCCCCGCATCTGGGGAGGAAGCGCCCTGGGCTATGGCCCGGGGATCGGGGAGGTGTGGCTCTGCGAGGAGCCCCTTCTCGTGAAGCTTTTGGACCCGGCGGAGTGGCTTTCCGTCCAGGTGCACCCGCCCCACGCCTACGCCCTAAGGGTGGAGGGGAAGCCGGGCAAGTACGAGGCCTGGTACGTCCTTTCCCCAGGGGAGATCGTCTACGGCGTAAAGAGGCCCTTAAGCCGGGAGGAGGCGCGCAGGCGGGCGGAGGAGGGCCGCTTGGAGGAGGTCCTCCGGCGGGTGCGGGTGGTCCCGGGGCAGGTGGTCTACCTCCCCGCCGGGGTGGTGCACGCCCTGGGCCCCGGGGTGCGGGTCTACGAGGTCCAGACCCCCTCGGACCTCACCTACCGCCTCTACGACTACGGCCGCCCCAGGGAGCTCCACCTGGAGAAGGCCCTGGAGGTGGCCCTCCTGGAGCCCACCCCCATCCCTCCGGTCCGGCCGGAGCCGGTGCCGGGCGGGGAGAGGCTTCTCAAGACCCCCCACTTCGCCCTCTACCGCTTTCCCCTCCGGGGAGGCCTGACCTTGAGGCCCGAGGCCCCCCTCATCCTCACCCTCCTGGAGGGGGAGGCCTGGCTTCCTGGGGAGGTCCTCCGGCCCCCCGCCACCTTCCTCCTCTTTCCGGGGGAGGAGGTGCGCCTCCAGGGGGAGGGGCTTCTCCTGGGCGCCGCCCCCGGCCTTGACCAAAGCCCTGAAGGGCGGGAAGACTAG
- the aroA gene encoding 3-phosphoshikimate 1-carboxyvinyltransferase produces the protein MDRPFLDLGPCSPLRGALRVPGDKSVTHRGLMLLALAEGEGRLYYPLKAGDTLSTARVLRALGAEIEEEGPHFRVRGRGLRLKEPEDVLDCGNAGTLMRLVLGILAGQEGLFAVLTGDASLRRRPMARVAEPLRAMGARIDGREGGGKAPLAVRGGPLRGIRYTLPVPSAQVKSALLLAGLFAEGETEVEEPTPTRDHTERLFRHFGLPLWVAGSRVRTAKTGPFPAKDLTVPGDFSSAAFFLVAALISPGSEVVVEGVGLNPTRTGLLQVLKAMGAEVEWRVLEGEAGEPVGYVRARHSPLKGVAVDEGLIPLMVDEVPILAAAAAWAEGETFIPGLSELRVKESDRVASIAQNLRALGVEVEEGPDWLRIRGGGVRRGEVESFHDHRIAMAFAVAGLPVGVRVWEPEWAEISYPGFFRDLLGLCGAS, from the coding sequence ATGGACCGGCCCTTTTTGGACCTCGGCCCCTGCAGCCCCCTGAGGGGCGCCTTGCGGGTGCCCGGGGACAAGTCCGTGACCCATCGGGGCCTCATGCTCCTGGCCCTGGCCGAGGGGGAGGGGCGGCTTTATTACCCTCTGAAGGCGGGGGACACCCTCTCCACCGCTCGGGTCCTCCGGGCCCTGGGGGCGGAGATAGAGGAGGAGGGCCCCCACTTCCGGGTGCGGGGAAGGGGCCTCCGCCTAAAGGAGCCCGAGGACGTCCTGGACTGCGGCAACGCCGGCACCCTCATGCGCCTCGTCCTGGGCATCCTGGCGGGGCAGGAGGGGCTTTTCGCCGTCCTCACCGGGGACGCCTCCTTGAGGCGGCGGCCCATGGCCCGGGTGGCCGAGCCCCTAAGGGCCATGGGGGCCCGGATTGACGGCCGGGAAGGGGGCGGGAAGGCCCCTCTGGCCGTGCGGGGTGGGCCTTTGCGGGGCATCCGCTACACCCTGCCCGTGCCCAGCGCCCAGGTGAAGAGCGCCCTCCTCCTGGCGGGCCTCTTCGCCGAGGGCGAGACGGAGGTGGAGGAGCCCACCCCCACCCGGGACCACACGGAAAGGCTCTTCCGCCACTTTGGCCTCCCCCTCTGGGTGGCGGGGAGCCGGGTGAGGACGGCCAAGACGGGGCCCTTCCCCGCCAAGGACCTCACCGTCCCCGGGGACTTCTCCTCGGCGGCCTTCTTCTTGGTGGCGGCCCTTATCTCCCCGGGCTCGGAGGTGGTGGTGGAAGGGGTGGGCCTGAACCCCACCCGCACCGGGCTCCTCCAGGTCCTGAAGGCCATGGGGGCCGAGGTGGAGTGGCGGGTCCTCGAGGGGGAGGCGGGGGAGCCCGTGGGCTACGTCCGGGCCCGGCATAGCCCCCTGAAGGGCGTGGCCGTGGACGAGGGCCTCATCCCCCTCATGGTGGACGAGGTGCCCATCCTGGCGGCGGCCGCCGCCTGGGCGGAAGGGGAGACCTTTATCCCGGGCCTTTCCGAGCTTCGGGTCAAGGAGTCCGACCGGGTGGCCTCCATCGCCCAAAACCTCCGGGCCCTGGGGGTGGAGGTGGAGGAGGGGCCGGACTGGCTTAGGATCCGGGGAGGCGGGGTGCGGAGGGGCGAGGTGGAGTCCTTCCACGACCACCGCATCGCCATGGCCTTCGCCGTGGCGGGCCTCCCCGTGGGGGTTAGGGTGTGGGAGCCCGAGTGGGCGGAGATCTCCTACCCCGGCTTCTTCCGGGACCTCCTTGGCCTATGCGGGGCATCGTGA
- the cmk gene encoding (d)CMP kinase, with translation MRGIVTIDGPSASGKSSVAKRVAEALGVPYLSSGLLYRAAAYLALRAGVDPEDEGGLLALLQAKRVRLLPDREGNRVLADGEDLTPHLHTEAVDRVVSQVARLPGVRAWVNARLKEVPPPFVAEGRDMGTAVFPQAPHKFYLTARPEVRAQRRAKERPGDYEEVLRDLLQRDEKDRAQSAPAPEALILDTSEMGLEEVVARILEHLKD, from the coding sequence ATGCGGGGCATCGTGACCATAGACGGCCCCTCGGCTTCGGGGAAGAGTTCCGTGGCCAAGCGGGTGGCCGAGGCCCTGGGGGTCCCCTACCTCTCCAGCGGCCTCCTCTACCGGGCCGCCGCCTACCTGGCCCTGAGGGCGGGGGTGGACCCGGAGGACGAGGGGGGGCTTTTGGCCCTGCTTCAGGCCAAGAGGGTGCGCCTCCTGCCCGATAGGGAGGGGAACCGGGTCCTGGCGGACGGCGAGGACCTCACCCCCCACCTCCACACCGAGGCGGTGGACCGGGTGGTCTCCCAGGTGGCCCGCCTCCCCGGGGTGCGGGCCTGGGTGAACGCCAGGCTCAAGGAGGTGCCCCCGCCCTTTGTGGCCGAGGGGCGGGACATGGGCACCGCGGTCTTTCCCCAGGCGCCCCACAAGTTCTACCTCACCGCCCGTCCCGAGGTCCGGGCCCAAAGGCGGGCCAAGGAAAGGCCCGGGGACTACGAGGAGGTCCTACGGGACCTCCTCCAGAGGGACGAAAAGGACCGGGCGCAAAGCGCCCCCGCCCCCGAGGCCCTGATCCTGGACACCAGCGAGATGGGCCTCGAGGAGGTGGTGGCCAGGATCCTGGAGCATCTTAAGGATTAG